The Candidatus Dormiibacterota bacterium sequence GCGCTCGGCAGGCTCGGAATGGCGTACGTTGCACAGTCGGTCGCGGAGCACGACGCGCGCGGTTTCGGCGCGGCGATCGCCGCATGGTTGGAGCGCCGCCATGCCTGATCGCGACGCACGCGTGCGCGCGCTGCTGCCGCTCGTTCGCCGCATCGCGCGGCGGGTTCATCGCGTGATTCCCCGCGCGGATCTCGGCGACTTGATCGGCGATGGAAGCGTGGGCCTCGTCCGGGCGGTCGACGCGTACGATCCGTCGCGCGGTGTGACGCTCGAGTATTTCGCGCGCAAGCTCATCGTCGGTGCGATGCTCAACGGCTTGCGCCGGCTCGACTCCGTACCGGAGCGCGTGCGCCGCACCGCGCGCCTCGGGGAGCGCGAACGTTACACGCTTGCCGTGATGCACGGTACGGTACCATCGACGCGCGAGATGGCGCGCCGCTACCCCGGGTTCGAGCGAGCCGAATGTGCTGCGTATCGCTCGCTCGCGCTCTCGCTCGACGCGCCGCTGCCCCTCGGAGAGCGCCTGACGCCCGACGCCGGGGCAGATCCGGCGTGCCTGACGGCCGACAACGACGAGCGCGCCTATCTGCAGTCACTCGTCTGCGCGCTTCCGGAGCGGCAGCGCCGCCTGCTTCTCGCGCACTACTATGGCGCGGAGTCGCTGCGCCGCATCGGCGCTGCGTGGAACATCTCCTCGCAACGAGCGTCGCAGATACATATCGCGGCGATCGCGCGTCTGCGCAAGGCGTTTTATGCTGCGTCGCGTCGAGTCTGACGATGCCCTCGAGCGCGGGGACCTACGCGCGCTCGCGCCGCGCGAGAACGCTGCAGTACCGTCGCTGCAGCTCGACGCGGACGCGCACGCCGAGCTTCTGCCGCACGGCCATCCGAAGTGGGTGCGCGACGGCGTCGCGATATCGTCGCGCGCGCGCGAGCTGCTTACGCGGGTTCGGCCGGTCGTCGTGCGCGTGCTGCACTTCTGGGATCACGGCGTACGCGCCATTCTCGTCAGCGGCCGGCGGGTGCACGTCGATCCCAGCGGCTGCTACCGAACCGAGTGAAGGGGGTTCTTACGGCGGGTTCTTACGGTTGACCGAGTGGATGCTAACATGTTAGCATCGGATGACATGAACGACAGCGAGACGCAGCTCGGGCTTCGTAAGTTTCCGCGGAGGCTCGCGCGAGAGGTAAAGAAGGCTGCGGCTGAACGAGGCATCACGTTGACGCAGTTCATGGTCGCGGCGGCGACCAATCAACTTCGCGGTCGTCGCTCACCGAGCGTCAACGCGGAACTCGAACGAGACGTTGCTTGGTACGACCGCCACCGAAAGGCGTTCGAGAAGGAGTATCCCTTCGGGATGAACCTCGCAATCGTCGGTCAGAAGGTGGTCGACTGCGACGAGGATGTCTGGGACCTGTCGGAGCGGCTAAGTAAGAAGTACGGGCGCCGGCCGATTTTTATGCCGCGCATTGGCGAGATGCTGCCCAAGGTCATGACCGTGAGATCCCCGCGATTCGTGCGATGAGCGTACCGTACAGCGACGACTACGAGCCGCCTGCACCCGCTTTGGACATCGCCATTGTGTCGCCAAATAACTGCGCCGGACGCGTGCTCAGCAGGGCGCTTGTTGACACCGGATCCGACGGCACAATTCTGGAATGCGGGATCGCCGCACAAATCAGTCTGCCCTTCCTCGGGTACATTCAAGTAAGAGGCATCCACGGTCGATCGGAGTACGCTCCCGTTCTACGCGCAATCATCGAAATGCCCCCGTATCGATTCGAGACGATCGTTGCAGAGCTTGGCGGAGAGACGATACTCGGCCGCGACATCCTGAACCGGCTTTCGCTACGCCTCGACGGGCCGAAGCTGCAGCTATCGGTGTCCTAGCGGGGACCGGCGGCACCTCGTGATGCTACAGGGTGATGCGGAAGCGAAGCGCTTGCGCGCAGCCGAGCGCGGGCTTTACCAGCAGCATCGCGCCGCCTCTCACGTCGTTGGTAAGGTCTTCTCGATGAGGTCTGCCAACTGCGGGGCGCTTGCGTCTGCGGTCGCCATGACTTCTTGGTGCGTCGTCTCCGCAGCACCGACGACGTTCGTGATGAGGCTGAACGCGAGCACCTCCATGCCGAGTGCCCGTGCCAAGATCGTTTCGA is a genomic window containing:
- a CDS encoding sigma-70 family RNA polymerase sigma factor; protein product: MPDRDARVRALLPLVRRIARRVHRVIPRADLGDLIGDGSVGLVRAVDAYDPSRGVTLEYFARKLIVGAMLNGLRRLDSVPERVRRTARLGERERYTLAVMHGTVPSTREMARRYPGFERAECAAYRSLALSLDAPLPLGERLTPDAGADPACLTADNDERAYLQSLVCALPERQRRLLLAHYYGAESLRRIGAAWNISSQRASQIHIAAIARLRKAFYAASRRV